GCAAAAATCCAAACGGGAAATACCCCGCCTAAAAATGGTCCAACAACTCCATAGGCTTGTTCTTCAATCTTTTCCTTGATCCATGTGTGCTTCTCTTTCGAAGCTTCTTCCAGGCTGACAATCCATGCACATCCATCTCCAGAGGTTTCCGGGAAAAAGGAAGCAATTTCTTCTGGATAGTTTTCCAGCATTCTCTCTGTAAAATAGGCTTGAATCCATTCTGACTGAATAAACGATAAGTTTCCGAGCCTGGCAGTTTTACGCTCCTGTTTTTCCTCAGCAATTTCCTCGAGCACTCTTTCAATAGTCGAGACAAGCTCCTTTTTTTTCGCGGGCTTCAAAACATATTCTTTGACGCCTGACCGCATAACATCACGTGCATATTCAAATTCGTCATAGGCGGTCATCATTACGATCTTAACTGCTGGATCAAAACTTTTAATTTGTTTAACAGCTTCCACACCGTCCATACCAGGCATTTTAATATCCATAGTGATCAAATCCGGTTTCTGTTCTTGAGCCATCGTCACTGCTTCTCTTCCATTAACTGCTTCTCCAGCCAACTCGAGTTCTGGAAAAGCTTCCAGGAGCATTTTCTTCAAGCCTTCTCTTTCAATAGCCTCATCTTCAACAATCAGCCACTTCATAAGAACTCTCCTTTTCTTCCTTAGTAGCCCGAATTGGCAGGTTTATTTGAATGGTCGTACCTTTTCCTTCACGTGACTTTATTTTTACAAGTCCTTTTTGTTCATACATCATCTCAATCCTGCGAATGACGTTGAACAGACCGATACCTGTCGTGTGACCGCTTCCTTCGGTAACAGGGGCTGTTTCATGAACGTCATTCCACTGCTTTACTTGCTCTGAAGTCATTCCTGTTCCATCATCAATAACTTCTATAACCATCGCCGACGCTGTCTCATAAGAGATAACTGAAATTTCTCCTCCTTCTTCTTTATTTTCAATCCCATGTATAAATGCATTTTCAATTAGAGGCTGCAGCGTTAACACCGGCAGAGGGGTGTGCCAAGTGGTTAAGGCAATGTTCTCGTTAAAAGTAAAACGGCTGCCGAAACGGGCTTTTTGAATAAAAACGTACTCCTTAATGCTTTTCAGTTCATCTTTAAAAGTAGTTGGTTCATCAAGCCGGGAAAGATTATATCGAAGCATGGCAGAGACGGATTCAATTAGTTCACCCGTGCGGTGTGCTTCTTCGATATAGGAAGATTTGGATATCAAATTGAGCGTGTTAAACAGGAAATGAGGATTCACTTGACTTTGAAGGCTTTTCAGCTCCATTTCCTTCATTAACTGCTGCATTTCAGATTTTTGTTTCATCTGCTGAATGAGGGAACGAATGTTATTTCTCATGCCATTAAACGTTTCGGTAAGGAGCTTCAATTCATCGTTCGTTTTCACTTGTATGTCCGGGCCCGAAAAGTCCCCGGAAGCAATTTCCTCCGCAGCCTTCGAAAGACGGTGAATGGGGCGGGTCATATCTCGCGAAAACCAGAACGCAAACAGTAATGAAGCAAACAAAGTAAAAATGAAAATGGAAATTCCCATCTTTTCTATCCACTGGCTCCGCAGGACTAGACTATGGTAAAACGATTCATAATCCGACAGCTCATTATTGATTAATGTAAGGGTGGTATCTTGAATGTACCCGGATATACTTGCTGCTTCCTGGGTGTGAGAAGAATAACGCTCAATTTGGCCACTTTGATAAGCATCTAACGCTTGTTTTGTTTCTTCAAGAAAGCTTGCGAGCATATTGGAATAGTTTTCTACGACTACTTGATCGCGGTCAATGCTTCCAGCTAATTGTATTTTCAATGAACGCAGCTTCGTGCGATCCTCATTGTACTGATCTAGACTGTCCGGAGAATTCTTGATCATGTAAGTCGTCATATTATCAAACATCTGGGTGGTCGTCTGCTCTACATCATTTAGTAAGAAAAACCGCTCCAGCAAATGATCATACTGACGAATGTTATCCTGGCTTCCTTGGTATAAAAAATAAGCAATGCCATTCATTAATAAAATGAGGACAAAAAAGAAGGCCATTAATTTCGTTTGGATTTTATTCATGGCATTATCTCCTTTTTCACTTTTATAGGCTCCAGGTTCTGCTTTCGAATAATACTTGTATCGGTATGATGGATTTTAGAGACCTTATTACCTTGCGTAATGGATTTAATTAAATTTACACTTTCGTATCCCATTTGATATGGAGTTTGTTCGACGGTAGCATCTACAATCCCTTCCCTGATCAAGTCCAACGTTTCAGGAAGAGTGTCAAAAGCAATAATATAAGTGCCGTCAATCCTGCCACGCTGCTGGAGACTCGAAACTATTCCAAAACAATCGAGAGCACTCGTGCCAAAGAATGCATCGATTTCCGGGTGCTTCTGGATCATCTGTTCGGTCTTCTCAGCAGCCTGAATACGGGTAATATGTGATTCTCTAATGTCAAGAATGTGAACATTTGAGGATTGTTGAAGCGCATCCTTAAACCCTTGCACTCTTAGCTGCATATTGCGGGTATCAAAACTTCCAGTAATGATTCCCACGTTTGCCTTTCCGCCCGTGTCTTTTATGAGCGCCTTGCCTGCAAGAAAACCTGCCTGGTAATTATCCGTGCCGACATAAGCTGAGCGATTACTCGAAGGAGCATCCGTGTCAATCGTGACCACCGGAATTCCTTTGGCAATGGCCTTATTAATAACTGGACGAAAAGCTTCATCCTGAAGTCCCTGGGTAATAATTCCGTCTACCTTCGAGGCAATTGCTTTTTCAATCCACTCAATATGCGAGGATACACTGGACTTTTTCGGACCATTGTATTCAAGGGTAACGTGCTGTTCCTTCTCCGCCTTCCGTGCTCCTTTTTCTACAAGACGCCAATAATCATTGTCTGTCTCTTGAGGAATGAGGACGAAATGAAGGCCGCTCGATTCTTTTGACACCGCCTTTTCCATACTAGGATTATTTTGAAGCGCTTTCAAAGCGTAATAAAAAGAAGTCACCCCTGTGATTACAATGGCAAACAGGAGGACAGAATAAATGATTTTATCCGACTTCAAGGCCGTCTCCCCCTTTATCAAAGCCTTTTTTCACATTTTAACGAAAACAATTATAGTTGAAAAGGCTTACAAAATATAAAAAGAGAGACTTGTCCCTCTCCTTTATCCGGCTTAAATCTCCTGTAAATACTTATCTACAACTTCCCCAATTGCGGCCATTGTTTGTTCTTTAAAGGAATTTGGCACCGTTTCTCCGGATAAATTCCTGTAATAATACTCACCGCTGTCCTCATAATAAACGTATCCTAAAGAAATTAATTTCTCTTTTAACTCTGCCGGGAATGTATTTGTCCTCGTTTTACTTTTATAATAAGCTGTTGGATAAATCGTAACATCTACATCCCCTGCCCTGTGCTGACAACGACAAGATGAGTGTCTCCTTGAGTAATCCATTGTCCTTTCGAATATAAAGATACACGGATTTCATCAAGAGTAGAAATTCCTTCCAGATTAATCCCGAAAATATGATTGATCATTTGGCGTATCTTAACCGGGGTCATAGGTGTATCAATGGAGTTTAAATAGAGGTCCATCGCTGTAAGCTTAGTTAAGGTCATAATGTAATGATCCGTTTCTTCTGAGGGTTCTTTATGAAGTGATTGACGAATGCCTCTCATTATTTCCTCCGGATAAGCGCGGGTTACTTTCCCTTCTCTTTTATCTGAGACGTCTTTCAAGTCAATTTCATAAACTTCTCCTACCGCTTTCCTAATCTTTGTACTGTCAAGTTTCCTTCCATAAGATTCCAGAACTTTATCGATCATTGTTCCTGCTCCTCTTTCATTAATTTTCCGTCCATCTTTTTACCGTGTCTACCGTTATCATACCATTACAAATTGACAATTTTTAGTTTTTTTAAGGCCTGCAATAAAAAAATCATCAATTATAGGGAATTTCTTTCAATAATCGATAATTGTTGTAAAATCTTCAAAAAATAATTTTATAATTGTCAGCAAATATAATAAAATGTAGGAAGTTGAGTTTAGGAGGCACGACCATGAATTATAGAATTTATCCGTTTTATACTAAACGGTTCCTTTACATGACCATACTGTTACTGATTGGCACTGGTTTATTTTTCTTAACTACGACTTCAACAAGTTCTGAGCATACAAATGAATTAACTCCCACCCTATTTGTCCACGGTTTTAAAGGCGGCCCCGGCACTTACAATACGATGCTCGCGCGCTTTGAAGAAAACGAATGGGGGAAGCAGCGGATGATTGTGTACGTCTCGTCAAGAGGGAGAGTGAGCATTCGCGGCGGCATCCCTCACTCGATGAATCCATTTATCCAGGTCATCTTTGAAAATAATCGCGCAAGTGTTGCCGACCAAACGTTCTGGCTGAAAAAAGTTCTGCATCAGCTTCACGAAAAACGCGGGATTGACCAGGTTAATCTAGTCGGCCATTCAATGGGCGGGTTAGCTTCAACCAATTTTCTACTGAATAATCAAGATAAGGATCAGTACCCTGCTGTAAAAAAGCTTGTCGTAATCGCCAGTCCTTTTCAAGGAATTGAACGGGACGGGTATTTTGATATAAATAGAGGAGCAGCCCTTGGTGACCTCCACCCTAATTCAATGGTTCTTCAGCAGATGGTCGAACATAAAGACAAGTTTGATTCAGCAACCAAAGTTCTTGCCATTGCTGGCGTGATCAATGAAAATGAGGAGCATGCTTACTGGGATGGACTTGTAAGTGCCAGCAGCGCTCTTGGGATCTCCTCTATTGCACCAAAGGATCATTACAAACAAGCCCTTCTCTATGATCCAGCTGCCACACATTCCGGTCTTCATGAATTTACCGAAGTCGATAACCTGCTGGCAAATTTTTTGTGGGATATACAAAGTGAATAGAGGTTTGACCAACCAAAAAATCCAGGCTGTCACCAGCCTGGATTTTTCTATCGTTTAGCCTGCAGCAGTCTCTGCGGCATGTGTATTGTCATGTTTCTTTTCTGATTCTGCCACGACTACGGCACAAGCTGCATCGCCTGTAATATTAATCGCTGTTCTAGTCATATCTAGAAGACGGTCGATACCAATGATAAGCGCAATGCCCTCGACAGGAAGAGCGACCTGATTGAGCACCATTGCAAGCATAATTAAGCCTACACCCGGGACACCGGCGGTTCCGATACTCGCCAGTACTGCGGTAAGGACTACCATAATAAGCTGAGCGAAGGAAAGATCCGTATTGTAGACTTGAGCAATAAAGATAGTGGCCACCCCTTGCATGATGGCAGTTCCATCCATATTAATCGTTGCCCCTAAAGGTTGAACGAAGCTACTGACAGGTTTTGGTACATTTAAATTTTCCTGTGCTGTTTTCATAGAGACAGGCAGAGTTGAGCTGCTGCTTGATGTACTGAAAGCTACCGTCATAGCAGGGAAAAATCCTTTAAAGAATTTCACCGGGCTCATCTTTCCTAAGAACTTAACGGCTGAACCATACGTAATAAACGCATGGATAAATAAAGTAGCTAGTACAATAATCATGTATAATGCCATAGCAGCCACGCCGTTCAGCCCCATTTCTCCCACAGCAGAAGCAAGCAAACCAAATGCGCCATAAGGAGCAAACCGCATAATCAGGTTAACCAGGAACATCATGATGTCGTTCCCCTGTTCAATCAGCCTCATAACTCCTTCAGTCTTCTTCCCAAGCATAGCCAGCGCAAAGCCGACAAAGATGGAAAAAGCAATAATTTGAAGCATATTCCCTTCCGTCATAGCCTGAATTGGGTTTGTAGGAATAATATTTGTGAAGGTTTCTACCACAGTTGGAGCTTTTTCACTCTCATAGGAAGCTCCGGAAGGGTCAATCCCCGCTACGTCTCCAGGGTGGAAAATGAACGCCATAGCAAGCGCAATCGAAATGGCAATCGTTGTCGTTACCAGGAAGAACAAAATGGTTTTTCCACCAATTCTTCCCAGTTTCTTAGGATCTCCTAACGAAGCCGTTCCTAAAGTAATCGAAAAGAACACAATCGGTACTACGAGCATTTTAATTAAATTAAGAAAAATAGTCCCAAGCGGATCAAAGATGTATTTGTTTAATACACTGAATACATCAGGGGCAGCAAGATTAAGTACCAGCCCTACCGCTAAACCAAGAAGTAAACCAATAAAAATCTTACTTGTTAACTTCATACGGTATCCTCCTTCATAATTTTGTAAGCGCTTTCTGTTTGTTTTGCTCTATTGGCGCCTCTCGTTTGATCTATATGTGACAGTTTGGCCTTTTAGTATAAGGGGTCTCAAAGGTAATTTCAGCATAAACTGACATAAGAAATAAGCAGTAGCAGGGTGCAGCGTTCACCGCTGATCAATGAATGTTTAAAAACGTGAGGTTGGCCATATTCCTATTAAAATATGGAACAAGCAATATGTCAACTCCATATTTTAGTATTCTTTATTATCTGAATACTACATTATTTTTTTAATTAGAAGCCGTGTTTAACAGTTTATTTTTTTGTAAATACATAGACCCACATAAATGATACCGCCTTCTTCAGTTCCTCCGGGAGACTTTGAATCTGCTTTTCGTTCACGCCTTCTTTGAACACCCCGTGCCCTCCTTCATGATTCCATCCAGTTTCTTTCGCAAGCTGTTTCAGCTCCCATGGCATCATAGTATTGCATATGACTTCTTCCCCATAAAGTCTCGGATAACTATTCATACGCGGTTTCGCTGTAGGTCCTAAGATGCCGACGCATAACTTTCCTCCCGGTTTGAGTATCCTCTTCATCTCCTCGAGCCCTTTGACAGGAACTTCAATCCACTCTAAACAATTAATGGCCATGATCCCGTCAAACCGGTCAGCTTCAAAAGGGAGGGCCGTAATGT
This Halobacillus salinarum DNA region includes the following protein-coding sequences:
- a CDS encoding sugar-binding protein, yielding MKSDKIIYSVLLFAIVITGVTSFYYALKALQNNPSMEKAVSKESSGLHFVLIPQETDNDYWRLVEKGARKAEKEQHVTLEYNGPKKSSVSSHIEWIEKAIASKVDGIITQGLQDEAFRPVINKAIAKGIPVVTIDTDAPSSNRSAYVGTDNYQAGFLAGKALIKDTGGKANVGIITGSFDTRNMQLRVQGFKDALQQSSNVHILDIRESHITRIQAAEKTEQMIQKHPEIDAFFGTSALDCFGIVSSLQQRGRIDGTYIIAFDTLPETLDLIREGIVDATVEQTPYQMGYESVNLIKSITQGNKVSKIHHTDTSIIRKQNLEPIKVKKEIMP
- a CDS encoding class I SAM-dependent methyltransferase; this translates as MGNTFNWHREAEKQWDGRAGFWSSRSEYMWAEGSRKSIIPFLKEYLPAGSEVADLGCGDGFGSQLLHQEGYRVCGVDLSKDMIEIAKERMEPAKLEFIQGDITALPFEADRFDGIMAINCLEWIEVPVKGLEEMKRILKPGGKLCVGILGPTAKPRMNSYPRLYGEEVICNTMMPWELKQLAKETGWNHEGGHGVFKEGVNEKQIQSLPEELKKAVSFMWVYVFTKK
- a CDS encoding alpha/beta fold hydrolase yields the protein MNYRIYPFYTKRFLYMTILLLIGTGLFFLTTTSTSSEHTNELTPTLFVHGFKGGPGTYNTMLARFEENEWGKQRMIVYVSSRGRVSIRGGIPHSMNPFIQVIFENNRASVADQTFWLKKVLHQLHEKRGIDQVNLVGHSMGGLASTNFLLNNQDKDQYPAVKKLVVIASPFQGIERDGYFDINRGAALGDLHPNSMVLQQMVEHKDKFDSATKVLAIAGVINENEEHAYWDGLVSASSALGISSIAPKDHYKQALLYDPAATHSGLHEFTEVDNLLANFLWDIQSE
- a CDS encoding sensor histidine kinase; the encoded protein is MNKIQTKLMAFFFVLILLMNGIAYFLYQGSQDNIRQYDHLLERFFLLNDVEQTTTQMFDNMTTYMIKNSPDSLDQYNEDRTKLRSLKIQLAGSIDRDQVVVENYSNMLASFLEETKQALDAYQSGQIERYSSHTQEAASISGYIQDTTLTLINNELSDYESFYHSLVLRSQWIEKMGISIFIFTLFASLLFAFWFSRDMTRPIHRLSKAAEEIASGDFSGPDIQVKTNDELKLLTETFNGMRNNIRSLIQQMKQKSEMQQLMKEMELKSLQSQVNPHFLFNTLNLISKSSYIEEAHRTGELIESVSAMLRYNLSRLDEPTTFKDELKSIKEYVFIQKARFGSRFTFNENIALTTWHTPLPVLTLQPLIENAFIHGIENKEEGGEISVISYETASAMVIEVIDDGTGMTSEQVKQWNDVHETAPVTEGSGHTTGIGLFNVIRRIEMMYEQKGLVKIKSREGKGTTIQINLPIRATKEEKESSYEVADC
- a CDS encoding dicarboxylate/amino acid:cation symporter, with amino-acid sequence MKLTSKIFIGLLLGLAVGLVLNLAAPDVFSVLNKYIFDPLGTIFLNLIKMLVVPIVFFSITLGTASLGDPKKLGRIGGKTILFFLVTTTIAISIALAMAFIFHPGDVAGIDPSGASYESEKAPTVVETFTNIIPTNPIQAMTEGNMLQIIAFSIFVGFALAMLGKKTEGVMRLIEQGNDIMMFLVNLIMRFAPYGAFGLLASAVGEMGLNGVAAMALYMIIVLATLFIHAFITYGSAVKFLGKMSPVKFFKGFFPAMTVAFSTSSSSSTLPVSMKTAQENLNVPKPVSSFVQPLGATINMDGTAIMQGVATIFIAQVYNTDLSFAQLIMVVLTAVLASIGTAGVPGVGLIMLAMVLNQVALPVEGIALIIGIDRLLDMTRTAINITGDAACAVVVAESEKKHDNTHAAETAAG